A single Silvibacterium dinghuense DNA region contains:
- a CDS encoding ADOP family duplicated permease, whose translation MWAELKLACRQMRRAPGPALAVVVTLALGIGVNTAVFSMVDGFLLRRLPYPEPQRLAALVTHIEGTDRSGHWLDEDDSHGLDDWRLVKQHVTAATVAAYEGQVGSTANGVNLAAETASGHVARFVTAAAVTSHFFEVLGIEPLLGRAFTDEESRAGGTRAAMLSYGLWQSAFAGDRGVLGRTISVKGEPYTVVGVLPAGFTKPHGDSQLYTVLQPGDAQGACSGYDCGILLRLRAGATWDKVRGELAHLPIHPDARSTPSRAWLYAQPMQQYLGEDNRPRILALMLAVGFILLIACANLAGLTMVRIAGRTQELATRLALGGTRWRLLRQLWLESLLPAGLGAMASVGLASACLRMMEHLLPPELQPMGGFAIDGRVLLFTLAATLVTTVLFGALPALAVRRVELRAAMAAKNYSIAGGSGRSRRLLIAGEVALTVVLVAASGVMTRTLVYLETLPPGFNAHNITLGKLSLDEDRYHEPAAFDDLLTRSLAAMRSIPGVENAAAGLSVPYERGLNWNVQIADGKSAGERTNTNLSWVSPQYFEALRVPVLSGREVSEIDTAASEPVAVVNLAFAKQFFGTANAVGHHLKLPKLGKQDLPPMRIVGVVGDVTKEQGIVWTAPLGTEPVLYLPAAQFPARMLAPAHLWFEPSWIIRTRVPVADLSRAMTSSLASVDRDLSFSGFYSFDDLMGHELAMQHVEVTLLGTLAILALLLSAVGVGSLVASAVVERRREIGIRMALGATLGESMRRTVRAGLMPVLFGVSAGMMSCFAVLRMLRSEIYGVKTYDVWTLMLTPLLLLGISLLAALVPSGRIAQIDPAETLRSE comes from the coding sequence ATGTGGGCAGAGTTGAAGCTGGCTTGCAGACAGATGCGCCGGGCGCCTGGGCCTGCGTTGGCGGTGGTCGTTACACTCGCTTTGGGCATCGGTGTGAACACCGCAGTCTTCAGCATGGTGGATGGCTTTCTGCTGCGCCGGCTGCCCTATCCAGAGCCGCAACGTCTGGCGGCGCTGGTGACGCATATCGAAGGCACGGACCGCAGCGGGCATTGGTTGGATGAGGATGACAGCCATGGTCTGGATGATTGGCGTCTAGTCAAACAGCATGTGACTGCAGCAACGGTGGCGGCGTACGAGGGGCAGGTGGGGTCGACCGCGAATGGTGTGAATCTTGCGGCAGAAACAGCCTCGGGCCACGTCGCACGTTTTGTCACGGCGGCAGCGGTCACGTCTCATTTCTTTGAGGTGCTGGGTATCGAGCCGCTGCTCGGCCGTGCGTTCACCGATGAGGAGAGCCGCGCGGGGGGCACGCGTGCTGCCATGTTGAGCTATGGGTTGTGGCAGTCGGCGTTTGCCGGGGATCGCGGTGTGCTGGGCCGCACTATCAGCGTAAAGGGTGAGCCGTACACGGTTGTTGGAGTTCTGCCGGCCGGCTTCACGAAGCCGCATGGCGACAGTCAGCTCTACACTGTGCTGCAGCCGGGCGACGCGCAGGGCGCGTGCTCGGGATATGACTGCGGCATTCTGCTGCGCCTCCGTGCAGGCGCGACATGGGACAAGGTGCGCGGAGAGCTGGCGCACCTGCCGATTCATCCCGATGCGCGTTCGACGCCGAGCCGCGCGTGGCTTTATGCGCAGCCGATGCAGCAGTATCTCGGGGAAGATAACCGGCCCAGGATACTGGCGTTGATGCTGGCAGTCGGATTCATTCTGCTGATTGCGTGCGCGAATCTTGCCGGGTTGACGATGGTGCGCATCGCGGGGCGCACGCAGGAGCTGGCCACACGGCTGGCGCTGGGCGGTACGCGCTGGAGACTTCTGCGGCAGCTATGGCTGGAGAGCCTGTTGCCGGCCGGGCTGGGCGCGATGGCAAGCGTCGGGCTGGCTTCTGCATGTCTTCGCATGATGGAGCATCTGCTACCACCCGAGCTGCAGCCTATGGGAGGTTTTGCCATCGATGGCAGAGTGCTCCTGTTTACGCTTGCAGCCACGCTGGTCACAACGGTCCTGTTCGGAGCTCTGCCTGCGCTGGCTGTGCGCAGGGTGGAACTGCGCGCCGCGATGGCTGCGAAGAACTACAGCATCGCCGGTGGCTCGGGGCGGTCGCGTCGTCTATTGATTGCGGGCGAGGTCGCGCTCACCGTCGTGCTGGTTGCGGCATCCGGCGTGATGACGAGAACGCTTGTCTATCTTGAAACGCTGCCGCCCGGATTCAATGCGCATAACATCACGCTGGGCAAGTTATCGCTCGATGAAGACCGCTATCATGAGCCGGCGGCTTTCGATGACCTGCTTACTCGCAGCCTCGCCGCCATGCGGAGTATCCCTGGCGTGGAGAATGCCGCCGCGGGGCTGAGCGTTCCCTATGAGCGCGGATTGAACTGGAACGTACAGATCGCAGATGGCAAGAGCGCGGGTGAGCGGACGAACACCAACCTGAGCTGGGTGAGCCCGCAATACTTTGAGGCTCTTCGCGTGCCGGTGCTTTCCGGGCGCGAGGTAAGCGAAATCGATACGGCGGCGAGCGAGCCGGTAGCCGTGGTCAATCTGGCGTTTGCGAAGCAGTTCTTTGGAACGGCGAACGCAGTCGGTCATCATTTGAAGCTGCCGAAGCTGGGCAAACAGGATTTGCCACCGATGCGCATTGTTGGCGTGGTTGGAGATGTGACGAAGGAGCAGGGCATTGTATGGACAGCTCCGCTCGGCACCGAGCCGGTGCTCTATCTTCCGGCGGCGCAGTTTCCTGCCCGCATGCTTGCACCGGCTCACCTCTGGTTCGAGCCCTCGTGGATCATCCGCACGCGCGTGCCGGTTGCGGATTTGAGCCGGGCGATGACGAGCAGCCTTGCGAGTGTCGACCGCGATCTGTCGTTTTCGGGCTTCTACAGCTTTGATGACCTGATGGGGCATGAACTCGCCATGCAACACGTCGAGGTGACGCTGCTGGGCACGCTGGCGATTTTGGCGTTACTGCTTTCCGCCGTCGGCGTGGGATCGCTGGTGGCGAGCGCGGTGGTCGAGCGGCGCAGGGAGATCGGCATCCGCATGGCGCTCGGTGCGACGCTGGGCGAATCTATGCGCAGAACCGTGCGGGCAGGCCTGATGCCGGTACTCTTCGGTGTCAGCGCCGGAATGATGAGCTGCTTCGCCGTGCTGCGCATGCTGCGGAGCGAGATTTACGGTGTGAAAACTTACGATGTATGGACTCTTATGCTGACGCCTCTGCTGCTTCTCGGGATTTCGTTGCTCGCCGCGCTTGTGCCTTCCGGGCGCATTGCGCAGATCGATCCGGCGGAGACACTGCGCAGCGAGTAG